One part of the Prochlorococcus marinus str. MIT 9313 genome encodes these proteins:
- a CDS encoding Nif11-like leader peptide family natural product precursor: protein MSEEQLKAFIAKVQADPSLQEQLKAEGADTVAIAKAAGFSITTEDLKEHRQTLSDDELESVAGGGNDTVITKEYSCYVTSDKGCC from the coding sequence ATGTCAGAAGAACAACTCAAAGCATTCATCGCCAAGGTTCAGGCCGATCCTTCACTGCAGGAACAGCTCAAGGCTGAGGGTGCTGACACTGTTGCTATTGCCAAAGCTGCAGGCTTCTCGATCACCACAGAAGACTTAAAAGAGCATCGCCAAACCCTGTCTGATGATGAGCTGGAGAGTGTAGCCGGGGGCGGGAATGATACTGTTATTACGAAAGAATACAGTTGTTATGTAACCTCGGACAAGGGCTGTTGTTAA
- a CDS encoding Nif11-like leader peptide family natural product precursor, producing the protein MSEEQLKAFIAKVQADTSLQEQLKAEGADVVAIAKAAGFAISTEDLNNHRQNLSDDELEGVAGGGICVYVNCVLSIRETPSVI; encoded by the coding sequence ATGTCAGAAGAACAACTGAAGGCATTCATCGCCAAAGTTCAAGCCGATACTTCACTGCAGGAACAGCTCAAAGCAGAAGGTGCTGATGTTGTTGCTATTGCAAAGGCTGCAGGATTTGCGATCTCCACAGAAGACTTAAACAATCATCGCCAAAACCTGTCTGATGATGAGCTGGAAGGTGTGGCTGGTGGTGGGATTTGTGTGTACGTGAACTGCGTTTTGAGCATTCGAGAGACCCCTAGTGTGATATAG
- a CDS encoding FAD-dependent oxidoreductase produces MAAMRTESVLILGGGLMGLALAHKLARRGSAVEVLSRRRNEAAGFVAAGMLAPHAEGLSGEQLRLGQLSLDLIPAWVNQIETDSGLCCGLRQCGIVVPFATATQRDLYPTAYLGETLDRSGLEREVPGIGPNWQAGLLFSQDGQIDNRRQLMRALETACVSLGVRFQEGVNVQELLQDGNTFKGVRVRNAEGELHTLTSKEAVLCCGAWSAQLLPELSIYPVKGQMLSLQGPRNALTRIVFGPGTYLVPREDGLLVVGATSEPDAGFTEGLTPFGQRQLQAGIASLLPQANQWPPMERWWGFRPCTPDGGPLLGRSSVDGLWLATGHHRNGVLLAAITAELIETCISSKGINAEQIQILEAFQWNRFTA; encoded by the coding sequence ATGGCAGCAATGCGTACTGAATCAGTACTGATCCTGGGAGGCGGCTTGATGGGCCTAGCTTTAGCCCACAAATTGGCACGGCGCGGCAGCGCAGTAGAAGTCCTCAGCAGACGCCGCAATGAGGCCGCTGGCTTCGTTGCGGCCGGCATGCTTGCACCCCATGCTGAAGGCCTCAGCGGAGAGCAACTACGGCTAGGCCAATTAAGCCTGGATCTCATCCCAGCCTGGGTGAACCAAATCGAAACCGACAGCGGCCTCTGTTGCGGTCTGCGCCAATGCGGGATTGTGGTGCCCTTCGCCACAGCTACGCAGCGAGATCTCTATCCCACCGCCTACTTAGGTGAGACCCTCGATCGTTCAGGCCTGGAGCGAGAAGTACCAGGCATTGGACCTAACTGGCAGGCCGGCTTGCTCTTCAGCCAAGATGGCCAAATTGACAACCGAAGGCAATTAATGCGGGCCCTGGAGACAGCCTGCGTGAGCCTTGGAGTTCGCTTCCAGGAAGGGGTGAACGTGCAAGAACTCCTTCAAGATGGCAATACCTTTAAGGGAGTGCGCGTACGCAACGCTGAAGGAGAGCTACACACACTTACTAGTAAAGAAGCTGTGCTCTGCTGCGGTGCCTGGAGCGCCCAACTGCTCCCAGAGCTATCTATTTACCCGGTAAAAGGCCAAATGCTTTCGCTCCAAGGGCCACGAAATGCCTTAACACGAATTGTGTTTGGCCCAGGCACTTACCTCGTACCTCGTGAAGATGGGCTACTCGTGGTGGGAGCCACCAGCGAACCAGATGCCGGCTTTACAGAAGGCCTCACCCCTTTTGGCCAACGACAACTGCAAGCAGGCATTGCTTCACTGCTACCGCAGGCAAACCAATGGCCACCGATGGAGCGCTGGTGGGGGTTCCGACCTTGCACACCTGACGGAGGACCACTACTTGGCCGCTCATCCGTTGATGGCCTCTGGCTGGCAACTGGACATCACCGTAATGGAGTGCTGCTCGCCGCCATCACAGCTGAATTAATCGAAACATGCATCAGCAGCAAGGGAATCAACGCAGAACAAATTCAGATACTAGAAGCATTTCAGTGGAATCGATTTACGGCATAA
- a CDS encoding bacteriocin translates to MTDPKENEQVNEELSTDELKSVSGGIMVPGEGTNLRGDGPEGSGSGETLKDWKKRNSLKDVIITSYS, encoded by the coding sequence ATGACTGACCCTAAAGAGAATGAACAAGTCAACGAGGAACTCTCAACTGACGAGTTGAAAAGTGTTAGTGGTGGAATAATGGTTCCTGGCGAAGGGACTAATTTGAGAGGGGATGGTCCAGAAGGTTCTGGTTCTGGTGAGACACTCAAAGATTGGAAGAAGAGGAATAGTTTGAAAGACGTCATCATCACTAGTTATTCCTAA
- the gatB gene encoding Asp-tRNA(Asn)/Glu-tRNA(Gln) amidotransferase subunit GatB, with translation MTLATSSANGAWEAVIGLETHVQLGTNSKIFTCASTTFGDDPNTHIDPVVCGLPGTLPVLNQMVLEYAVKAAMALNLNIAEHSKFDRKQYFYPDLPKNYQISQFDEPIAEEGWIEVEVAEKGKDTYLKRIGIERLHMEEDAGKLVHAGSDRLAGSTHSLVDYNRAGVALAEIVSKPDLRTGREAAEYASEIRRIMRYLGVSDGNMQEGSLRCDVNISVRQGADAPFGTKVEIKNMNSFSAIQKACEYEIQRQIKVYEAGEAVVQETRLWDEGKQLTKSMRSKEGSSDYRYFPDPDLGPIEVMASVREGWRDELPELPAAKRHRYAEEFGLSVYDARVLTDEYPMAEYFEAAVAAGAEAKGVANWIQGDLAAYVNANRISYSTLPFRPEQLAEMVQLIDGGKISGKIAKEILPELLEKGGSPEAIVDQRGLGMISDPAAITTIVEELLAVHPQEVEAFRGGKTKLQSFFVGQLMKKTGGKADPKLANQILSKKLKG, from the coding sequence ATGACATTGGCCACCAGCTCGGCTAACGGCGCATGGGAAGCCGTGATCGGTCTGGAGACCCACGTGCAGCTAGGCACCAATAGCAAAATCTTCACATGCGCTTCCACGACCTTTGGCGACGATCCCAACACCCACATCGACCCTGTTGTGTGTGGCCTGCCTGGCACGTTGCCGGTGCTGAATCAGATGGTGTTGGAGTACGCGGTCAAGGCGGCGATGGCACTCAACCTCAACATTGCTGAGCACAGCAAGTTTGATCGCAAACAGTATTTCTATCCCGATCTACCGAAGAACTATCAGATCTCTCAATTTGATGAGCCGATTGCAGAAGAAGGTTGGATTGAGGTGGAAGTTGCGGAGAAGGGGAAGGACACTTATCTCAAGCGTATTGGCATCGAGCGTCTCCATATGGAGGAGGATGCCGGCAAGCTCGTTCATGCTGGTAGCGATCGGCTCGCTGGCTCCACCCACTCCCTGGTGGATTACAACCGGGCTGGCGTTGCGTTAGCCGAAATTGTTAGCAAGCCTGATCTGCGCACTGGGCGTGAGGCGGCGGAATATGCCTCGGAGATTCGCAGGATCATGCGTTATCTAGGGGTATCTGATGGAAACATGCAGGAAGGTTCTTTGCGTTGTGATGTCAATATCTCCGTGCGCCAAGGAGCCGATGCTCCCTTTGGCACCAAGGTTGAGATCAAAAACATGAACTCGTTTTCGGCAATCCAGAAAGCTTGTGAGTACGAGATTCAGCGCCAGATCAAGGTCTATGAGGCCGGTGAAGCAGTGGTGCAGGAAACCCGCCTTTGGGATGAGGGCAAGCAACTCACCAAGAGCATGCGTTCGAAGGAAGGCAGCAGCGATTACCGCTATTTTCCGGACCCTGATCTAGGTCCGATTGAGGTGATGGCATCGGTACGTGAGGGTTGGCGAGATGAACTACCCGAGTTACCGGCAGCGAAGCGTCATCGCTATGCCGAAGAGTTTGGTTTGTCGGTGTATGACGCCAGGGTGCTTACTGATGAGTATCCGATGGCGGAATACTTCGAGGCGGCAGTGGCGGCAGGTGCCGAGGCGAAGGGAGTGGCGAATTGGATCCAAGGCGATCTTGCTGCTTACGTGAATGCCAATCGTATTTCTTATTCCACGTTGCCCTTTCGACCGGAGCAGTTGGCAGAGATGGTGCAACTGATCGACGGCGGCAAAATCAGCGGCAAGATCGCCAAGGAAATCTTGCCTGAGTTGCTGGAGAAGGGCGGCTCACCCGAGGCGATTGTTGATCAGCGTGGGCTTGGGATGATCAGTGATCCGGCGGCTATCACAACGATTGTGGAGGAATTGTTGGCCGTTCATCCTCAGGAAGTAGAGGCCTTCCGCGGCGGAAAGACCAAGCTGCAGAGTTTCTTTGTTGGTCAACTGATGAAAAAGACTGGCGGTAAAGCCGATCCCAAGCTCGCCAATCAGATTCTCAGCAAGAAGTTGAAGGGTTGA
- a CDS encoding Nif11-like leader peptide family natural product precursor yields MSEEQLKAFLEKVKADTSLKEKLKAAKSPEDVVGIAKEHGHEFTADKISQLSEEELEGVAGGMQAGSCNWICFVNGVYINDGRMANKAI; encoded by the coding sequence ATGTCAGAAGAGCAACTCAAGGCATTCCTTGAAAAAGTCAAAGCTGACACCAGCCTTAAGGAGAAACTAAAAGCAGCAAAGTCACCTGAAGATGTTGTAGGCATTGCTAAAGAACATGGTCATGAATTCACTGCTGATAAGATTAGCCAGCTCAGTGAAGAGGAGCTGGAAGGAGTGGCGGGCGGCATGCAAGCTGGCAGCTGTAACTGGATATGCTTTGTGAATGGAGTATATATTAATGATGGGCGAATGGCTAACAAAGCAATATAA
- a CDS encoding CCRG-2 family RiPP, with product MTNNELTIEQLQAINGGGVFAKLDGFGSTTARSNQRRVVIHPDLIVDPGHKVGFDVGPVGAIRNPKTVEIVGVLIGL from the coding sequence ATGACAAACAACGAGCTCACAATTGAACAGCTGCAAGCCATCAACGGTGGTGGTGTATTTGCGAAGTTGGACGGCTTTGGTTCAACAACTGCACGATCAAATCAACGGAGAGTGGTTATCCATCCAGACCTCATTGTTGATCCTGGTCATAAAGTTGGATTTGATGTAGGACCTGTAGGAGCGATTCGTAATCCAAAAACTGTGGAAATTGTAGGAGTCTTAATAGGTCTGTAG
- a CDS encoding Nif11-like leader peptide family natural product precursor: protein MSEEQLKAFLAKVQADASLQEQLKAEGADVVAIAKAAGFSITTEDLNSHRQIEMTDDELEGVAGGGCGLGARRETAQCWLSH, encoded by the coding sequence ATGAGCGAAGAACAACTCAAGGCATTCCTTGCCAAGGTTCAGGCAGACGCCTCTTTGCAGGAACAGCTCAAAGCAGAAGGTGCTGATGTTGTTGCTATTGCAAAGGCTGCTGGGTTCTCGATTACAACAGAAGACCTAAACTCTCATCGCCAAATTGAAATGACTGATGATGAGCTGGAAGGTGTGGCTGGTGGGGGGTGTGGGCTGGGTGCGAGAAGAGAGACGGCTCAGTGTTGGTTGAGCCATTAG
- a CDS encoding Nif11-like leader peptide family natural product precursor, whose protein sequence is MSEEQLKAFIAKVQADTSLQEQLKAEGADVVAIAKAAGFAITKEDLNSHRQTLSEDELESVAGGGRIDTCPAGGGTSEQTGTCC, encoded by the coding sequence ATGTCAGAAGAACAACTCAAAGCCTTCATCGCCAAGGTTCAAGCCGATACTTCACTGCAGGAACAGCTCAAAGCAGAAGGTGCTGATGTTGTTGCTATTGCCAAAGCTGCTGGGTTCGCGATTACAAAAGAAGACCTAAACTCTCATCGCCAAACCCTGTCTGAGGATGAGCTTGAAAGTGTGGCTGGCGGCGGGAGGATTGATACCTGTCCGGCTGGCGGCGGGACGAGTGAACAGACCGGTACCTGTTGCTAG
- a CDS encoding Nif11-like leader peptide family natural product precursor has product MSEEQLKAFLTKVQADTSLQEQLKIEGADVVAIAKAAGFSITTEDLNSHRQNLSDDELEGVAGGAACHNHAPSMPPSYWEGEC; this is encoded by the coding sequence ATGTCAGAAGAGCAACTGAAGGCATTCCTCACCAAAGTTCAAGCCGATACTTCACTACAGGAACAGTTAAAGATAGAAGGAGCTGATGTTGTAGCCATTGCCAAAGCTGCAGGCTTCTCGATTACCACAGAAGACCTAAACTCTCATCGCCAAAATCTGTCTGATGATGAGCTGGAAGGTGTGGCTGGGGGAGCGGCCTGTCATAACCATGCTCCATCTATGCCTCCATCCTATTGGGAGGGTGAGTGCTAA
- a CDS encoding site-specific integrase, with protein sequence MVLTKAKSSLQLSLCHDTADNALTSASFHPQTMAESWALDKKAIPSDPNAFVFRNGSRDGRWYLYFYERESGGRHLRVLKDGNGTYPKPDISGQDDAWMLGVATFIDLKAKADRGEAIRSISFAEMAQQFLAKEQKKISSVPLQGITAARYRLLANQMRWLRDYVGDDKKPIHKFRRSAFLNYETWRKERAIQIGKKIPVQTTILQEMSTLKRAFEEVGVAHGFVTRESLPEIPRIKLPKDQKHRRDDFSDKEWLELEKSSRLWWSKGLQRTFDEQGQLLKDSSGKYITTVSVDGLSPRSAAQLIHRQLIYFAMRISMDSGIRPGSLRKIKWKHISENTAIPKAERKTWIIVEVPPENTKTARYYRISAPIARHLEALRDITRFKKPDDLLFVNQRTGQAFSERIWKDAFAEALVEARLADWADDDSNNQRRINIHSGKNLTWYSFRHTHISMRLKAGVPVPVIAANTDTSMKYIEDHYFHYRADEATDLLSKGRKTIKAAENHLHWIG encoded by the coding sequence ATGGTGCTAACAAAGGCAAAGAGCTCCTTGCAGCTCAGCCTTTGTCATGACACTGCTGACAACGCGCTAACAAGCGCCTCCTTTCATCCTCAAACAATGGCGGAGTCTTGGGCCCTAGATAAGAAGGCAATTCCTTCCGATCCAAACGCTTTTGTGTTTAGGAATGGCAGTCGTGATGGTCGGTGGTACCTCTATTTCTACGAGCGTGAGTCAGGCGGTAGACATCTACGGGTCTTAAAAGACGGCAATGGGACATATCCAAAACCAGATATCTCTGGTCAAGACGATGCCTGGATGCTCGGTGTCGCTACTTTCATTGATCTAAAAGCAAAAGCTGATCGCGGAGAAGCCATCCGTTCGATTTCATTCGCTGAGATGGCTCAACAGTTCCTAGCCAAAGAACAAAAGAAGATCAGCTCTGTCCCACTCCAAGGGATTACAGCTGCTCGCTACAGGCTACTTGCCAATCAGATGCGCTGGCTCAGGGACTACGTCGGAGATGACAAAAAGCCCATTCACAAGTTTCGGCGCTCGGCCTTTTTGAACTACGAGACATGGCGCAAAGAACGAGCCATACAAATCGGCAAAAAGATCCCAGTGCAAACCACCATCCTCCAAGAGATGTCTACCCTTAAACGTGCCTTTGAGGAAGTCGGCGTCGCCCATGGTTTTGTCACGCGAGAGAGCCTTCCTGAGATCCCACGCATCAAGCTGCCGAAAGACCAAAAGCACCGCCGTGATGACTTCTCAGACAAAGAGTGGTTAGAGCTTGAAAAAAGCAGCCGGCTCTGGTGGAGCAAAGGCTTGCAACGCACTTTCGATGAACAAGGTCAGCTACTCAAAGATTCCAGCGGCAAGTACATCACAACCGTCAGCGTTGATGGCCTTTCGCCCCGCTCTGCAGCACAGCTCATCCATCGGCAACTCATCTACTTCGCGATGCGCATCTCAATGGATAGCGGCATCCGTCCTGGCTCCCTACGCAAGATCAAGTGGAAGCACATCTCAGAGAACACTGCTATCCCCAAAGCAGAAAGGAAGACATGGATCATTGTTGAGGTACCGCCAGAGAACACCAAAACAGCGCGCTATTACCGCATCTCTGCTCCCATCGCTCGTCACCTTGAGGCCCTCAGAGATATCACCAGATTCAAAAAGCCCGACGACTTGCTTTTTGTCAATCAACGGACAGGGCAAGCCTTTAGTGAACGCATCTGGAAAGACGCTTTCGCTGAGGCATTAGTAGAGGCACGACTCGCCGATTGGGCCGATGATGACAGCAACAACCAAAGGCGCATCAACATCCACTCCGGCAAGAACCTCACCTGGTACAGCTTTCGACACACTCACATCAGCATGCGTCTTAAAGCCGGTGTACCAGTTCCTGTGATTGCAGCTAACACCGACACCAGCATGAAATACATAGAAGACCATTACTTCCACTACCGAGCCGATGAAGCAACAGATCTACTTAGCAAAGGCAGAAAGACAATTAAAGCTGCAGAAAATCACCTCCATTGGATTGGTTAG
- a CDS encoding lanthipeptide has translation MSEEQLKAFIAKVQADSSLQEQLKAEGADPVSIAKAAGFTITTEDLNSHRQNLSDEELEGAAGGAGGTIPSLMTGCGWLTGLCVR, from the coding sequence ATGTCAGAAGAACAACTGAAGGCATTCATCGCCAAAGTTCAGGCAGATAGCTCACTGCAGGAACAGCTCAAAGCAGAAGGTGCTGACCCTGTTTCTATTGCAAAGGCTGCTGGGTTCACGATTACCACAGAAGATCTAAACTCTCATCGCCAAAACCTGTCTGATGAGGAGCTAGAAGGGGCGGCTGGTGGGGCTGGTGGAACAATTCCTTCCCTTATGACTGGATGTGGATGGTTGACTGGGTTGTGTGTGAGGTGA
- a CDS encoding bacteriocin → MTKPNEEVNEELSTDELKSVSGGSPWDYSGGLYPTGKNLLKRNGPEGSGYGGTRRDWEKSQTFVDGGEGHDLQ, encoded by the coding sequence ATGACTAAACCCAACGAAGAAGTAAACGAAGAACTATCAACTGATGAGTTGAAGAGTGTTAGTGGAGGTAGTCCCTGGGATTACAGTGGGGGACTTTATCCTACAGGAAAAAACCTTTTGAAAAGGAATGGTCCAGAAGGTTCTGGTTATGGAGGGACAAGAAGAGATTGGGAGAAGAGTCAGACTTTTGTTGATGGTGGTGAAGGACACGACCTTCAGTGA
- a CDS encoding Nif11-like leader peptide family natural product precursor: MSEEQLKAFIAKVQGDTSLQEQLKAEGADVVAIAKAAGFAITEAEVKAYQTRNLSDEELDEVAGGAPCRPFTDPIYCWRKGEQTIIGRGRSCLYPE, encoded by the coding sequence GTGTCAGAAGAACAGCTCAAGGCATTCATTGCCAAAGTTCAAGGCGATACTTCACTGCAGGAACAGCTCAAAGCAGAAGGAGCTGATGTTGTTGCTATTGCAAAGGCTGCTGGGTTCGCAATTACAGAGGCCGAGGTCAAGGCTTATCAAACTAGGAATCTAAGTGATGAAGAGCTTGACGAGGTGGCTGGTGGTGCGCCATGCCGGCCATTCACTGATCCTATATACTGTTGGAGAAAAGGTGAACAAACTATAATTGGTCGTGGTCGTTCGTGCCTATACCCTGAATAG
- the coaE gene encoding dephospho-CoA kinase (Dephospho-CoA kinase (CoaE) performs the final step in coenzyme A biosynthesis.), with translation MTTEPPTTVPQARWHGPQRRIGVTGGIASGKSSVGLYLSEQHALPLLDADIYARDALVAGSAATMAVLQRYGNAVAEAGQLNPISIDRIALASIIFSDAQERRWLEQLIHPIVAKRFDVALADLSAEPVVVLMIPLLFEAKLSGLCSDVWLVDCSPAQQCQRLIARDGLTLKQAEQRISTQWPLEQKRPLADLVIDNSGAPRAWRDQISSIC, from the coding sequence ATGACCACCGAGCCCCCAACTACGGTGCCACAGGCACGCTGGCATGGGCCGCAACGACGCATCGGTGTTACCGGCGGCATCGCTAGTGGTAAAAGCAGTGTTGGGCTCTACCTTTCAGAGCAACATGCCCTTCCTCTGCTAGATGCCGATATCTACGCCCGAGACGCTCTAGTCGCTGGTAGTGCTGCCACAATGGCCGTACTGCAACGATATGGAAACGCTGTAGCTGAAGCAGGTCAACTCAATCCGATAAGCATTGATCGCATAGCCCTGGCCAGCATTATTTTTAGTGATGCGCAAGAGCGCCGGTGGTTAGAGCAGCTCATTCATCCCATCGTTGCAAAGCGCTTTGATGTGGCCTTGGCTGATCTGTCAGCAGAGCCGGTGGTGGTGCTAATGATTCCGCTGTTATTTGAAGCGAAGCTCAGCGGTCTTTGCAGTGATGTGTGGTTGGTGGACTGCAGCCCAGCCCAGCAATGCCAAAGGCTGATCGCTCGCGATGGCCTAACGCTGAAACAAGCAGAGCAACGGATCAGCACTCAATGGCCCCTGGAGCAGAAACGGCCTTTAGCGGATTTAGTGATCGATAACAGTGGGGCACCTAGAGCATGGCGAGATCAGATCTCATCCATCTGCTAA
- the argJ gene encoding bifunctional glutamate N-acetyltransferase/amino-acid acetyltransferase ArgJ, with amino-acid sequence MALVEDVFSLSPKAVSSALASLWRPIQGGVSAPLGFQAAGITAGLKDSGKPDLALLLAPEGAVCAGMFTTSLVRAACVDLCVDHLQACGGKARAVLINSGQANACTGERGWLDSLRASQALAGRLELPVEQVLICSTGVIGVPIPMDTLLAGLDPLVEALSDEGGAEAAGAILTTDLVEKQFALEAELGGRSVRIGGMAKGSGMIHPDMATMLGYLSCDVGVEVDAWQAMLKRVVDCSFNAMTVDGDTSTNDSCLAFAAGELLEQEHLQALEAGLLVAAQQLAKAIARDGEGATCLLEVQVEGVVGDVEARRIARTVCGSSLVKTAVHGRDPNWGRIVAAAGCAGVPFDPAAVALWLGPHQLMEFGEPLPFDRLAASRYMQERVDGSYLCDDTVQIRLVVGDGSGDGMAWGCDLSDQYVRINADYTT; translated from the coding sequence ATGGCGTTGGTGGAGGATGTGTTTAGTTTGTCTCCTAAGGCCGTGAGCTCTGCGCTTGCTTCCCTTTGGCGCCCCATCCAAGGTGGTGTATCGGCACCTTTGGGTTTTCAGGCTGCAGGGATAACGGCTGGATTGAAGGACTCTGGTAAGCCGGATCTGGCGTTGCTGCTAGCTCCAGAAGGTGCTGTTTGTGCAGGGATGTTCACCACGTCATTGGTGCGTGCAGCTTGTGTTGATCTTTGTGTGGATCATTTGCAGGCTTGTGGTGGTAAGGCACGGGCTGTGTTGATTAATTCTGGCCAGGCGAATGCTTGCACCGGTGAACGCGGTTGGCTCGATAGTCTTCGAGCAAGCCAGGCATTAGCCGGTCGACTTGAGCTACCAGTTGAGCAGGTTTTGATTTGTTCAACCGGTGTGATTGGTGTACCTATCCCCATGGATACCTTGCTTGCAGGGTTGGATCCCCTTGTGGAAGCACTCAGCGATGAGGGTGGTGCTGAGGCGGCCGGCGCAATTCTGACGACCGATTTAGTCGAGAAGCAGTTTGCGCTCGAAGCTGAATTAGGTGGTCGTTCTGTTCGCATCGGCGGCATGGCCAAGGGATCTGGGATGATCCATCCTGATATGGCAACGATGCTGGGCTATTTAAGTTGTGATGTCGGTGTTGAAGTAGACGCATGGCAAGCGATGCTGAAGCGGGTTGTTGATTGCTCCTTTAATGCGATGACTGTGGATGGTGATACCAGCACCAATGACTCTTGTCTGGCTTTTGCTGCTGGGGAACTTCTAGAGCAAGAACATCTGCAGGCTTTAGAGGCTGGCCTTTTAGTGGCTGCCCAGCAGCTCGCCAAGGCCATCGCTCGTGATGGTGAAGGTGCAACCTGTTTACTTGAGGTTCAGGTAGAGGGTGTTGTTGGCGATGTTGAGGCTCGCCGTATTGCACGTACTGTTTGCGGCTCCTCTTTAGTGAAAACGGCCGTCCATGGTCGTGATCCCAACTGGGGGCGAATCGTTGCAGCTGCAGGGTGTGCTGGTGTGCCTTTTGATCCTGCAGCAGTAGCCCTTTGGTTGGGCCCTCATCAGTTAATGGAATTCGGCGAACCCTTGCCTTTTGATCGGCTAGCTGCATCTCGCTATATGCAAGAGCGGGTTGATGGGAGTTATTTATGTGATGACACAGTTCAGATTCGTTTGGTTGTGGGTGATGGATCGGGCGATGGCATGGCTTGGGGCTGCGACCTCTCAGATCAATACGTGCGCATCAATGCCGATTACACTACGTAG
- a CDS encoding Nif11-like leader peptide family natural product precursor, with protein sequence MSEEQLKAFIAKVQADTSLQEQLKAEGADVVAIAKAAGFSIATEDLKTHRQTLSDDDLEGVAGGAGCYPICDWTSPTRS encoded by the coding sequence ATGTCAGAAGAACAACTCAAGGCATTCATCGCCAAGGTTCAAGCAGACACTTCACTGCAGGAACAGCTCAAAGCAGAAGGAGCTGATGTTGTTGCTATTGCTAAGGCTGCTGGGTTCTCGATTGCCACTGAAGACTTAAAAACTCATCGCCAAACCCTGTCTGATGATGATCTGGAAGGTGTGGCTGGGGGCGCTGGTTGTTATCCGATCTGTGACTGGACGTCGCCGACGCGGAGCTAA
- a CDS encoding Nif11-like leader peptide family natural product precursor: protein MSEEQLKAFIAKVQADPSLQEQLKAEGADVVAIAKAAGFTITTEDLKTARQTLSDDDLEGVAGGYEDGDYTKSISIVVACCRF from the coding sequence ATGTCAGAAGAACAACTCAAAGCATTCATCGCCAAGGTTCAGGCCGATCCTTCACTGCAGGAACAGCTCAAAGCAGAAGGAGCTGATGTTGTTGCTATTGCAAAGGCTGCTGGGTTCACGATTACCACAGAAGATCTAAAGACTGCTCGCCAAACCCTGTCTGATGATGATCTGGAAGGCGTGGCTGGTGGGTATGAGGATGGGGATTATACAAAAAGCATTTCAATCGTCGTGGCTTGCTGTCGATTTTGA
- a CDS encoding Nif11-like leader peptide family natural product precursor produces MSEEQLKAFIAKVQADSSLQEQLKAEGADVVAIAKAAGFSITTEDWDQRPVRTLSDEELEGAAGGCCITGESPGSAPTNDYKCTKGRGPGGCY; encoded by the coding sequence ATGTCAGAAGAACAACTCAAAGCATTCATTGCCAAGGTTCAAGCCGACAGCTCACTGCAGGAACAACTCAAAGCAGAAGGAGCTGATGTTGTTGCTATTGCAAAGGCTGCAGGGTTTTCGATCACCACAGAAGATTGGGACCAGAGACCCGTAAGAACCTTGTCAGACGAGGAGCTGGAGGGCGCAGCCGGAGGGTGCTGCATCACCGGGGAGTCACCAGGAAGTGCACCAACTAACGACTACAAGTGCACCAAAGGCCGGGGACCAGGAGGCTGCTACTGA